The proteins below come from a single Bacteroidales bacterium WCE2004 genomic window:
- a CDS encoding Uncharacterised nucleotidyltransferase, whose product MGRTDYLQDGRLRWLRFVLHPTSPRPEVRDWVGLYKFARKQALVGLCSPTRFEGELPPKELLLEWYATESAIRARNAVLNRRAVELTERLRADGMACCILKGQGNARLYPDPALRMSGDIDVWVDADGAALREYVKKQFPDAKEGIKHIKFPVFEDVEVDVHDTPLKLYCPWRNRRLRRWLEENKAAQMAHKVRLPGTDADVAVPTAAFNAVYQLGHILIHLIDEGIGLRQIVDYFYVLRELGGAGAAQQAAVRRTWRRLGLLRLARALMWVEREILGLEDEFLPVPPSAGAGRLLAHDILDGGNFGRHSSRQRFRRHGRAAKVADGTWHLLRLSTLVPGEAFFHFCHKSRAFITKFVLK is encoded by the coding sequence ATGGGACGAACTGATTATCTGCAGGACGGGCGGCTGCGGTGGCTGCGGTTCGTGCTGCATCCGACTTCGCCCAGGCCGGAGGTCCGGGACTGGGTGGGGCTTTATAAATTTGCCCGGAAACAGGCGCTCGTGGGGCTCTGCAGCCCCACGCGGTTTGAGGGGGAGCTTCCGCCGAAGGAGCTGCTGCTGGAGTGGTATGCCACGGAGTCGGCGATCCGCGCGCGGAATGCCGTGCTGAACCGGCGCGCCGTGGAGCTGACGGAGCGGCTGCGGGCGGACGGGATGGCGTGCTGTATCCTGAAAGGACAGGGGAATGCGCGGCTGTATCCCGACCCGGCGCTGCGGATGTCCGGCGACATCGACGTGTGGGTGGACGCGGACGGGGCGGCCCTGCGGGAATATGTGAAGAAGCAGTTCCCGGACGCGAAGGAGGGGATCAAGCACATCAAGTTCCCGGTCTTCGAGGACGTGGAGGTGGACGTGCACGACACGCCGCTGAAGCTGTACTGCCCGTGGCGGAACAGACGCCTCCGGCGGTGGCTGGAGGAGAATAAGGCTGCGCAGATGGCGCACAAGGTGCGGCTGCCGGGCACGGACGCGGATGTGGCGGTGCCGACGGCCGCGTTCAATGCGGTCTATCAGCTGGGACATATCCTGATCCACCTCATCGACGAGGGGATCGGCCTGCGGCAGATTGTGGATTATTTCTACGTGCTGCGGGAGCTGGGGGGCGCGGGCGCGGCGCAGCAGGCGGCCGTGCGGCGCACTTGGCGCCGGCTCGGCCTGCTGCGCCTGGCCCGCGCGCTGATGTGGGTCGAACGGGAGATCCTCGGGCTCGAGGACGAGTTCCTGCCGGTCCCGCCGTCCGCCGGGGCGGGGCGCCTGTTGGCGCACGACATCCTGGACGGGGGGAATTTCGGCCGGCACAGCAGCCGGCAGCGGTTCCGCCGCCACGGCCGCGCCGCGAAGGTCGCGGACGGCACCTGGCACCTGCTGCGCCTGTCCACCCTCGTCCCCGGCGAAGCCTTCTTCCATTTCTGCCACAAGAGCAGAGCTTTTATCACGAAATTTGTATTGAAATAA
- a CDS encoding dTDP-4-amino-4,6-dideoxygalactose transaminase: protein MNKRIYLCLAHMSEAGLEQKYIQEAFDTNWVVPLGPNVNGFEKDLEEFVGENKRVVALSAGTAAVHLGLIGCGVGPGDEVLVQSFTFCASSHPVTYLGATPVFVDSEPDTWNMDPALLEEAIKDRIAKTGKTPKAIVPVALYGMPYRIDRIMEIADRYGIPVVEDAAEGFGSRYKGQVLGTFGRYGVLSFNGNKMITTSGGGALITPDEESWREIMMYATQYRESYPYYQHEKIGYNYRMSNICAGIGRGQMTVLGDHLAHHRHVQKLYEELLAGVPGVQVHAQPSSGEFDSNFWLCTLTLDPALRVKGQENAYKTIVQGAVGGAAGVIHAASSAVTDCQPNDNVEAMRVWLDAAGVEARPVWKPMHRQPVYRDCPAYVNGVSEAIFKVGMCLPAGPYVSDEDVRYIVETIKNGIE, encoded by the coding sequence ATGAACAAGCGTATATATTTATGCCTCGCACACATGAGCGAGGCGGGACTTGAGCAGAAATACATCCAGGAGGCGTTTGACACGAACTGGGTCGTGCCCCTGGGACCGAATGTGAACGGGTTTGAGAAGGATCTGGAGGAGTTTGTGGGAGAGAACAAGCGCGTGGTGGCGCTGTCGGCCGGCACGGCCGCGGTTCACCTGGGCCTGATCGGCTGCGGCGTGGGCCCGGGCGACGAGGTGCTGGTGCAGTCGTTCACATTCTGCGCAAGCTCGCATCCGGTCACGTATCTGGGCGCCACCCCCGTGTTCGTGGACTCCGAGCCGGACACCTGGAACATGGATCCGGCGCTGCTGGAAGAGGCCATCAAGGACCGGATCGCCAAGACGGGCAAGACGCCGAAGGCGATCGTGCCCGTGGCGCTGTACGGCATGCCGTATCGGATCGACAGGATCATGGAGATTGCCGACAGGTACGGCATCCCGGTCGTCGAGGACGCCGCCGAGGGCTTCGGCTCGCGCTACAAGGGGCAGGTGCTCGGCACTTTCGGCCGCTATGGCGTGCTGTCGTTCAACGGCAACAAGATGATCACGACTTCCGGCGGCGGCGCGCTCATCACGCCGGACGAGGAGTCCTGGCGGGAAATCATGATGTACGCGACGCAGTACCGCGAGAGCTATCCGTACTACCAGCACGAGAAGATCGGCTACAACTACCGCATGTCCAACATCTGCGCCGGCATCGGCCGCGGGCAGATGACGGTCCTGGGCGACCATCTGGCGCACCACAGGCACGTCCAGAAGCTCTATGAGGAGCTGCTGGCGGGCGTGCCGGGCGTGCAGGTGCACGCGCAGCCTTCGTCCGGCGAGTTTGACTCGAACTTCTGGCTCTGCACCCTCACGCTGGATCCCGCGCTGCGGGTGAAGGGGCAGGAGAATGCCTACAAGACCATCGTGCAGGGCGCCGTGGGCGGCGCCGCCGGCGTGATCCACGCGGCGTCGTCGGCCGTCACGGACTGCCAGCCCAACGACAACGTGGAGGCGATGCGCGTCTGGCTGGACGCCGCAGGCGTCGAGGCGCGCCCCGTCTGGAAGCCGATGCACAGGCAGCCGGTGTACCGGGATTGCCCCGCGTATGTGAACGGCGTCTCGGAGGCCATCTTCAAGGTGGGCATGTGCCTGCCTGCCGGGCCGTATGTGTCCGACGAGGACGTCCGCTACATCGTCGAGACGATCAAGAACGGCATCGAATAA
- a CDS encoding Sugar transferase involved in LPS biosynthesis (colanic, teichoic acid), producing MYKHFFKRVLSIIGAVIGLVLVGWLIVIVAIFLHFANKGAGAFFTQERPGKGGKIYKVIKFKTMTDEKDADGNLLLDEFRITPVGKIVRSLSIDELPQLINILKGDMSFIGPRPLLPMYLPLYSPEQMRRHEVRPGISGWAQVNGRNAITFTKQFEYDVYYVDHLTFWLDVKIFFMTILKVFRREGISAEGRPTRDYFDGTN from the coding sequence ATGTATAAACATTTTTTCAAGAGAGTTTTAAGTATTATCGGCGCGGTGATCGGGCTGGTGCTGGTGGGGTGGTTGATCGTGATTGTGGCCATCTTCCTGCACTTTGCCAACAAGGGCGCGGGGGCGTTCTTCACGCAGGAGCGGCCCGGGAAGGGTGGCAAGATATACAAGGTGATCAAGTTCAAGACGATGACGGATGAGAAGGATGCGGATGGGAATCTGCTCCTGGACGAGTTCCGGATCACGCCGGTGGGCAAGATTGTCCGGAGCCTGTCGATCGACGAGCTGCCGCAGCTGATCAATATCCTCAAGGGGGACATGTCGTTCATCGGGCCGCGGCCGCTGCTGCCGATGTATCTGCCGCTGTATTCGCCCGAGCAGATGCGGCGGCACGAAGTGCGGCCCGGCATCAGCGGGTGGGCGCAGGTGAACGGACGGAATGCGATCACGTTCACGAAGCAGTTCGAGTATGACGTGTACTACGTCGACCACCTGACGTTCTGGCTGGACGTGAAGATCTTCTTCATGACGATCCTCAAGGTGTTTAGGCGTGAAGGAATCAGTGCTGAGGGCCGTCCGACTCGGGATTATTTCGATGGGACGAACTGA